GGCACGTTGCGgggccctccctctccccaccccctcgcATCCCTCCCTCGCCCGTCTCCCCCGCCCCCAACTCCCCCGGCCGCGCCGGATGCGGATCAGACGCGGCGCGCGGCGGTGTGAAGTTACAGCCCGGCCAGGTACCGGCGGGAAGGAAGGGCAGTGTTCGCAGGACTCGGGAAAGTCAGGCTCTTCTTCGGAAGGATGCAGTGGGGGCTCAAAGGACAGACCGGGGCGCGCAGTCCAGGCTGCTCCCTCGtacacctctccctcctgggtccATCTTGGGACACTCTAGGCTGGGAGGGTTAGTACCCCCTCCTCCTGTCCCGGGGTTAAAGGGCCAGtttgggagggggtgagggggcCACTTCTTTCTCTCCTCATTTTCTGGGTGCTCAGAGGGGGCAGGAGCCATCCCGGTCCTCAGGACCACCCCCCCAGCCCCCCGCCTCTGCTATGTGGGCTGAATGAGCCATTCGGTCGCTAGGAGGCAGAACAAGATCAAGAAAGCTCAGCGAACTTGAACCTGTACCAGagcctcccccacctcctgcccGGCGATTCTCGTCCGGGGAGGAACGAGCTTTgcgagggtgggggtggggggaaagaacGGTTAGGcagaattccctttctctcccccaTCACCCCGTAtgtctttgttcttcattttgacTTTAAAAATGCTTCTGGCCGGGGCCGCGGAGAAGCGACCGGGCGCGCGGCCGACACCCCCGTGCGCGAGCTGAGACCAGCGCGCGCCGGGCTCGGAGCACGGTGCAGTTTTCGCTTTCTTTCGGGGCCGGCATTTTTGGTAGGGAGGAACCGGGAGTGCGCGCTCTAGGGCTTCGGGGCATGGCCGAAGAGGGGGATATGGCAAGTTTGCATTTGGTCTCCAGGCTCACTTCTTCCACCCCCTCACCCCCATGCAAAGCACAGACCTCGGTGGCCTCGGCTGGCTTGCTGGGCGGCTCTGCAGCCCGACACCCCCCCTCTCGCCTCGGAGCTCGGAATCACAACAATAGTAATAGTTATCATCATAATGATGCGGGCAAGCAGCGTCATTAATAATGAATAACCGCAGCCGCCGCCGCGCACACCCAGTGCCCAGAATTGCAGGGGAAATGCATTTGCAGAGATCCCCCAAAGTAAAAAGTGTAAGCTTGTGGACACAGAATGAATTTCAGGACCCGCGCTTGAGGTGTGTGCGGAGATACTGAGACTGCACCAGGTTAACCAGCCGGGTTCTCCAAACCTCACTTCTTTTTTCACCAACTGGCAGGCCCAGGGAACCGTCAGCCCGCGGCCGAGCTGGCCGAGCTGGACGGGCATGGAGGCAGCAGTCAGGGCCCCTGGCTGCCCTCCGTCTCCGGGCCCCCGGGCCCCAAGGCCCCGCGGGCGCTGCTGCACGTGTTCGCAGCAAGCGCGGCGGGAGCCTGCAGCCAGCACGCTGCTCGCTTTGTGCCTCAGAGTCCCCGCGCCCAACTTCACTTTCTGCACGGTCCACCCCTGCCGGGGCCCCTGCCCCGGGCCTGTAGCCCCcggctttgcttttgtttctttgcttttcctctCTGAATTTCAGCCTCCGTTTGCTTCTTTACCCTGTTAAGACAATCAAGGAGGACTTGGAAAGCAAACTTGAAGACACAtctcccttcccccctccccctccgctCCCCGGCAGCTCTCGTTTTGCTCGCTCCTTACCAACATTTCCTATAaggattatttttttcccttaaatttattcttttgcaaCTACACAGAGAGGAAAGAGATCTCAGTCTGTCACTGAGACATTGAGACGTTCCAGGCTGTCTTGCTGTTTGAACGtagaagcattttattttctgtttcttcctcccCTCGTAGAGAGAATTCGCGGctaattattatgattatttgccCACTCCCTTCCACTTCAATCGAGGACTCCCTGCTTTGTAGCCGGAGTTTAGGCCGGAGCTTAGAAATGTTGGTATTGTTGGGGCGAAGGAGGATGGAGTTGAATTGAGGGAGGGGGTAAATGGCTGAGGGTTAGGAAGGTTTTTAGGGAAAGGGGAATTTGCATTAAAATGCAGAGAAATTATCAGATGCCCAGAAAGGAAATGTTGATTGCCACTGAGAAAAGATGTCAATGCAAATCAGTAGAGTACACCATGAgaattgtattttcatattttctttgtgtCCCACTTTGtctgatttttaataatataccAGCAATGATAAAAACACGTTTTGGTATTTCTCTGAACACCACTAGCCAAATGTTTTGCAAGGAGACCGATGTTAAACGTATTTCATACATTAGGATATAATTCTTGTTAATTAGCAATAATTTACGTTAAGAGCATAGAAAATGTTGAGGTTACAGGTTTTATATCTGTACATTTGATCATCTTGTTATTTTCAAGAACTTTGCCTCCTATAAAATTAATTAGGTGAAATGTGGAGGTGTAATCAGCAACCTCTGAATTACCACTTCATTTCCCGGTTTTGATTGTAAATCAGTTCAGTCACTACATTTAGAAGACTTTAACCAAGTCTGTTTTGAACCACATTACCTTTAACTATTTGATACCTAGgagaatatttccttttgcacctaAATAATATTCCCACTTTTAGAAATGTGTCAGACCttgggaacaaaaaaaaaaaaagaatcttaacggtagaaataaaaaaattttttttttgcaaaggttCTATGTACTAGTAagtttgataaaataaaatattttcctgagtCTTCCTTCAGTCTGTAAACCTCAGAACTTGTAGCTAATGCTAAACAAAAAAGCCACATTTATCAATGTGTACTTAAAATCCTTAATTCAGACAACAGGAATATTTTGAGAATGAGTTCCCAATTCCTCACTTGGTCAAAATGGAAGCAAATGTGAGAGAAGAATGACATAAAGGCACAATGCAGAGGCACTTCCgtttgtcttcttttatttgaaaagtatGCATATGTATTCTGTATTTATCTTTTGGCCAGTATGTTGGGCAAAGAAACATAAGTGCTTACTTTACTGTCTTTATTAGTAGGAATATAACCTTCATATTCCTGTGGTGACCTTATGTTAAATTAGGAGGAGTACCAGAGGCTAGAAATTATGAGATGTCCTACTTGAGCACAGGTGCAGCTAGGCAGGGCTCTCTCAATATTATTTCACCTAGCACATCTGGGAGTTACTCCAGATCTTCCCCCTCAATATTCAGCCTGGGTAGggttgaaataaatttaacctgAGTTCACTGGATTTTTGCACTTTATCAAAATCTGTTCCAATATTCTACACTcaaattaaaatctattttttgatTCTCTGTGGCTTTAAGTTCATTAAATGTGAAATTGGCAGCTTGCTAAAGAAGGTCAGACTGATTAACTGTTTAAGACTTGTACATTTTCTGCTTCAGTTTTATTAACTGGCAGCATCCTggatgttttgtattttgtgatttttttttttttttgatagagcaagCATAAGATTTCACAAGCAGAGACTTACCAACTCTCTTTTCCCCTTTGGAAGCTTAAAAAATGATAGAAGCTGGTAAAGTAGATGCTGGAGTATTTTagtacaaagttaaaaaaaagcaaacaggaaAGAAAGACATGTCTACCTTGTTATACCATCCGCTGGTGATTATGTGTGCAGAAATAGTCTCATAATGAAGCATTTTGGAGCTCATTCAGAAAATTAGTCCACTTTGACAACATTAGGCGAAGTATTTCAAGTCTAAAGAAAGGACTTCTCAGCCTTGCTCTGAAATGTGGTGTTTGCTTGACCATTCTGATTTTTATATCATAGATGCCACCAAGTGCAAACATGTTTAGAATATTATAGGCATTCCAtttctcagaataaaaaaaaatgactaattgGCTTATTTTCTTAAGTACTCAAAAGTATCCCATTTAGCTAATGTGTCTGAGAAATACTGCCCGTGAATTTGGTATTTCTTTGATTTTGTGGCACTGCTGAGAGTGAGAGCAGAAAGGTTTTTGGCAGTGTGAATTATGCTGCGACATGATTATTATTTAGATCCGTTTCATAGGTGCATGCAGTCGTTTTCTTATTACAGCAGTGTAAATGTGGCACATTTTTCGTGTGACATAGTAGCTTTCTTATTTATGAAGCCATGTCTGTTTACTTAGGAGTATATACATTCACACACaaagggtgtgtgtgtttattcacctcttctttcattctttggCACAATGGACAACTTGGTgtataggaaaaaagaaacaaatttggtTTCTATCCACTTTTTTTTAACCAGTTTTTCTTGTAGTTATTATTTAAGCTTTCTTTATGTTCCCTGTGTTAACTATTTAAGTAGCATTCTTTCTAAACTTACAAACCAGACACATTTGTTGCTGTGGGTGTGTgcatgggtatgtgtgtgtgtgtgtgttctctggAGTTATGCAAGGAAGACTGTTTTCTTTACATATGTGATGATTTGCCTCATTGACAAATTTGCTCTCTGGTTGATAACCTTCACATCCTTGTACGTTTTGTATGCTCACATTTTCTGGGTATTATATAGAGAAGCCTAGAAACACTTTACATGATGTGGTGGGATGGCATGGGGTTGAGATGTGCTTCTCCCCTTTCTGTCCTCTCTGGCACCTAATAATTGTGCTTTTGTTTCTCCAACCACAGCCGAGCCTCTTGAAGCCATTCTTACAGATGATGAACCAGACCACGGCCCGTTGGGAGCTCCAGAAGGGGATCATGACCTCCTCACCTGTGGGCAATGCCAGATGAACTTCCCATTGGGGGACATTCTTATTTTTATCGAGCACAAACGGAAACAATGCAATGGCAGCCTCTGCTTAGAAAAAGCTGTGGATAAGCCACCTTCCCCTTCACCAATCGAGATGAAAAAAGCATCCAATCCCGTGGAGGTTGGCATCCAGGTCACGCCAGAGGATGACGATTGTTTATCAACGTCATCTAGAGGAATTTGCCCCAAACAGGAACACATAGCAGGTAAATGAGAAGCAAGGAGAAAAGCtgtttgcatgttttcttttcattttcagagGTGCTGTAGCCAAGCAGTAAGGAGTTGTGAAGTGCTTTCTCTATTACTCTATGTGACTGTCCCTGACAGCCCTgtaatgttaaaataataatttctgttgcttacgtccagaacacagaaaaataaatattttccaccTCACTGAATCAAATGTAGGCAGGATAGGTACACACATCAGACACCTTCTCTCTGGATCTGTCGATAttggatttcttttcttccccatccCCACCTTCTCATTTTGAAGTATTGAGCTTTACTACACCTAGTCCAGCTTCCATTGTCCATTTCCAGTCTTGGTGACGTGTCAGAGGCAAAGTGGCCATATAGGCATTTGCAGTTCAGCCAATGACTTTTTTGACTCAGAACATCTGGCCAGGCCTCCTTAGGGGTTCAGCTCGTTCTCAAGGCTTCCCTGAAGTAGAGTGGGCTGGCAGGGTAGTTGGAGGTGGTGGAAAGAGTTAACTGAGCTTCAGGGCTAGCCTTGGATCCATATTGGCTGTCAGCCCGGATGGGGCTGTAATTAAACACAGCCCCGTGGTGGGATGACACCATGACCTTGACTTTAAGATGCCATTTTCGACTGGCCAGGCCAGAGTAGAGAGGGCAGTTGCTGAAGCGCACAGACATGCTTACTCGAAAAGTTTAAGGGCATGTTGGAAATTTCAAAAGGTTGGTTTGACAGGAACGGCTGCTCCCTGCAGCCTGCCTCCTCAGCTAAATGATAAATGCTTCTCTGTGCTCTCTCTTGTCTCTGATGTGGTTTTGACAGATGTATCTTGATTTTGTTTGTGGTTTACACAGCCACATGTCACCCTTACAAATGTCCAGTCCAGACTCCACTGTTTCTGCTATAACACAATGTAAAAATTTTCTTGGAAAAATACACACACGTATTCAACAGCCCTCCCTCCTTCGGTTAATTTTAGCAGCGAGGCAGCTAGGTGTGTGGGTTTCTCGGCAGCTCAAGGGAAAAGGAATTAAAGGCTAGCAGTGGGACTTAAATTCCCTGCTCTAAGTGATAAACAATAACACTATATAGTGACCCTCAAAACATTTTTTGCTTGAGCATGTTAGACAAAAGTCAATGCAGATTCTGTGATGACGGACATGCCATGCCTGTTGGTGGATCGCTTTCTTCCATCTACCTAGCACCCAGCTCCCGAAAGGCAAGAGGTTTGTTCAGTTTTAGGAAAGGTAGTGCATATCATGAATTGATTCACTGGAACTTGTCTCTCCGACCTAGTTTGACCACAAAGTTGAACCATAATAGGTCAGTGGTCTAGAGGGGATTAAATGTCATATTATTTCTCCTCTCCCCCTCTAGAATTTGATCATTGAAACCAAAtgtggcattttctttctttttttaatgctttctgtGATAACACTCAGATACTTTCCCTTTAGTGAAATGGGAAATCTGCTGCTAGGGAAGCTGCATTTGTGGAGTGTATTTCTTGAATCCACCACATTTACCTTATGTGACATGTAGGTGAAGATTTTATCTCCCCTACCCCCCAGCAGGTTGTGGGAATGACCATTTCCATGTGTTGTCTTGTGACTGGAAGGAAAATGAACAGAAGTGTAAGGCATGATTAATGAAGCAAGAGCAGGCGGAAGGGGATTTGTCGTCTTCGGAGATCCAAAGCCTTGCTAAATCACCAAATATGGAGTAACACTTGCGTGATGTAACATCGTATTTACATATCGAGCTGCTCgtttaaaagacaaaacacaGTGTCTGTCAAGCAAGAATTAAAACCACACTTCTTACTGAGGTCCCAAATAGGTTATTCAGTCTCAGATTAACCAGCTCAAAAATTCTGTGCCTCTGTATTTAGAGGAGGAATCTAAATGCTGGGGGGAAGGCCCTACATATAGTTAAGGCTTTTACTGCTATAGTTGTGAATCTATGTAGGGAAATAAGAGATATTTGCTTGAACTCCCTGGTTGTCTAAAggttctgttattatttttttaaagaacaagtaTAATAGCAGAGCCTAGAGAAgccaaaaccaaaagcaaatttaaaatatattttatagcgCTAATAATCAATCAATTAACTGAGACGAAAAGCTCTCTAAGATGTCTAAGATATTCAATGGGCGCACAAGTGCTGTGACCCAGGTGAGGTAAACCTTTCGTGCATGAATAATTACAAAgtcttgatttctttcattgtGTTTAATCACCTGTTCCCACCCTGGAACCGGCTGAACATAAATAGTTGTGGTCACATCTCAAAGTGATATGTCAGTAACTAGAATCACGACTTCTCATAATTCACAGTAATGAATTAAGAGTTTCTTATGGTGAAGTTAACATTCTACCATTGCACATAAATTCCGATGCTCTGGCCCTCAGGTGCCCCTGAAGCGAAGTTCTGGAAGACGGCTGTATGTGTACCCCCAGCCCATTTCTCTAAAGCACGTCTGCACAATTCCaagtctgcttttctttttatgatgAGGAAGGAAACAATAACAGCAATCATTCAGTAGATATTTGAATTGTGTcacaaaaagaaaggagaagcaaTGCCTTGTATTAAGGAAAGAGATATATTGATGAATCTCTAGGAGAATATGTTTGGCAACCACATAAAAGGTAGTCATTTAAGCGTGCTGGGTAGGAAAGGCTTTATTAAAGTGATGTAAGTTGGATTTGAGTTCACTGTGAGCCTGTACCATTTTATAGGCAGGAAGCAAGAATAAAACAGTGACAGATCTTCTTCCTAAGATAAATAAAGCTTAGAATTCGGGACTTTCAGATAGGAGAATAAGGCAGAGTTCTTTAAATCTTGAGTAAACTGGTATGCATTTTCACTGTACTCAGGCCTCTCcaagctgagtttttttttttgttttgtttttgtttttagacagagttttgctcttgttgcccaggctggagtgcagtggcatgattttggctcactgcaacctctgcctcctgggttcaagtgattctcctgcctcagcctcccaagtagctgggattacaggcgtgtgccactacgcccagctagttttttgtattttcagtagaggcagggtttcaccatgttggccaggctggtcttgaactcctgacctcaggtgatccacctggcttggcctcccaaagtgctgggattacaggcttgagcgaccgcacctggcccaaactgAGTATTTTTTAGAGGATTCTTTTTACCTGCTGAATAGATGGGTATGTGCTCCCCCACTTCATCCACGTACACATATGAGCTGTACACATAGATGTTAATCAGgttgcttttttcattttatttaaatattcaaaatattgtgTGATTGTGATCCATTGAGATCATTGAAGTAGTATTAATTTAGCTGGGAATTAGCAGCTTATGTTGTGTGGGCCCAGTTCATCAATATGTGTGTCAAATATCCACCCTCAGATATCAGCAGCCTTTGACTTGCAGTCAGAGCTTTCAataggggttttgttttgttttctttttttttagtctcaTATTTTATGATGGGGGAAATATTCATGGAAGATTACCGAATGTGAAACTGCTGTTCCCTTATAGAAAAGACCCAAACATTATCCCATCATGTCAGATTTGAGGTTTTGGCTTATTGCACATAGGAATCTTTAAATTAGGTTTGGGCTGTCATAAAGTTAGCTTTTTGAGAGACTAGAGAAAAAATATGACAAGTCCTATAAAATGTAGTAAAGTCTGCTCCTGTtgatatataacattttttctctttaaaatcatGAACATAGACATTTATATCAgggtatttaaaattatttgcttagACAGTATAGCTGGTATTTAGATAATGATATATCAGACAGATACTCTAAAGAAGGGAGATATAGTAattcaaaatggaaatacattAGCATGCTCTTAAAAGTAAATCAAATACAATATGCTTTTCAGAATTTAGAATATGAACttaccttttctttttgtatCCATTCTGATTCTCTCCTAGCTCAGACTGAACTGGAGGATGTATTTGTGTACCTTATGGTGTAATTGTAAATGAGACTATAAATTATAGTATGCTATTATgactacttatttttcttttctctttatttatgtgATTCTGAATAAAAACGACTGACCTCTGAAGTGAATTTTCAGCATGgcagttaaaacaaaaaaacaccactaCCACAAAAACAATATACTGGTGAACATTTTACTTACCTTCAAAATCCAGAGAGTAGAGAATATTGTTTCCTAATAAGTACCTAGGATTTTCATAGGGAGCCTATGTTTGTGAGGCCACTATCCAAAGACTAATGTTCATGAAACTGGGAGTCCTATATACAAGCTGTATTTGTAAATAAGACAGAGAAAGGTTGTGAACTGGCAGCTTGGATGTTTTGTCAAAGTACAATGTCAGAGAAACTCTTTCTAAGACAAATTGTAAATAGAACTGTCACAGTGATTGCATGATTGAGCCGCAGAAGTGTCCTACAATTGTTGGCATTGTCAGGACTTTTGAAAGCTTAATTAAACACAGTGGCCCGCATGGCTGCTAAACTTACTAAGgaaagccaaaaggaaaaaaaaaaaatatctaaaatgtagAAGATCCTAAAGATCCCAAACTTCTTCAGACATTACCCTTGTGGTGACACAGAAAAGATGCATTGTGCATTTTCCTAGTCatcttttataaataatgttttgaGAATAGGTCCACGTGATATGAAGATCATCCTGTGTGTGATGTGGAGATTGTGTTAGTTTTTCTGTCTCCTGCTGTTACAGACAGTTAATGTAAAAATGGCCTTTTATTGGAAACACAAATATGTATTCACTTCAAGAACAGGAGCAAAGGGGGACAAAGTTTCCCTCCCGTTCTCTGTGTTTATTCTGTGaaagcttaaaaaaacaaaaacaaaaaaaaaataaccacacacacacacacacacaaaaccagtGCTGTAATTTCTTAAATCACCCCATTCCTTGTTGTGTTGCAAGTTGTGCCTTTACTATAAAGGATCTGAAATATGTTTTGCACACCTTTCTCTTAGTGAATGTGGCATTTAATTGTGGAGCTACACATGGGCTGGAAAATGCAACTGGGTGTAGAAACGTGCAGGCAGGGTCAGGACAGTCAACCTTCAGCTCAGGGAGGAGGCGAGTTGGATGCATATTAATGGCACCTTTTAGAGTCCTGGAAAATCATTAATTTCACACTGCAGCTTCCATGTAGTTTGGCTAATGTGGGAGTACTAAATTGGGGTACATAAAAAACATGCAAATCCTAGGGAaacattttttagatttttgtgaTTTCTCAATGAAAGTGTTTAATAAAGGAGAATAGGTGAATGGTGGCTTTGCGTGCTGGtcagtaagaaaggaagaaagtttGGCTTTCCTTTGGGgggaaatattaaatttaaccgAAGGAGAAAGCACAGCTAGGGAGATGCACCAAGACTGCGTCACTGGATGTTAATTTAATCTACTTTGGTTGGTCTGTTCACACC
The genomic region above belongs to Gorilla gorilla gorilla isolate KB3781 chromosome 12, NHGRI_mGorGor1-v2.1_pri, whole genome shotgun sequence and contains:
- the BCL11A gene encoding B-cell lymphoma/leukemia 11A isoform X16, with product MRIRRGARRCEVTARPAEPLEAILTDDEPDHGPLGAPEGDHDLLTCGQCQMNFPLGDILIFIEHKRKQCNGSLCLEKAVDKPPSPSPIEMKKASNPVEVGIQVTPEDDDCLSTSSRGICPKQEHIADKLLHWRGLSSPRSAHGALIPTPGMSAEYAPQGICKDEPSSYTCTTCKQPFTSAWFLLQHAQNTHGLRIYLESEHGSPLTPRVLHTPPFGVVPRELKMCGSFRMEAREPLSSEKI
- the BCL11A gene encoding B-cell lymphoma/leukemia 11A isoform X18, with the translated sequence MRIRRGARRCEVTARPAEPLEAILTDDEPDHGPLGAPEGDHDLLTCGQCQMNFPLGDILIFIEHKRKQCNGSLCLEKAVDKPPSPSPIEMKKASNPVEVGIQVTPEDDDCLSTSSRGICPKQEHIAGKDEPSSYTCTTCKQPFTSAWFLLQHAQNTHGLRIYLESEHGSPLTPRVLHTPPFGVVPRELKMCGSFRMEAREPLSSEKI
- the BCL11A gene encoding B-cell lymphoma/leukemia 11A isoform X17, which produces MSRRKQGKPQHLSKREFSPEPLEAILTDDEPDHGPLGAPEGDHDLLTCGQCQMNFPLGDILIFIEHKRKQCNGSLCLEKAVDKPPSPSPIEMKKASNPVEVGIQVTPEDDDCLSTSSRGICPKQEHIAGKDEPSSYTCTTCKQPFTSAWFLLQHAQNTHGLRIYLESEHGSPLTPRVLHTPPFGVVPRELKMCGSFRMEAREPLSSEKI